A portion of the Bacillota bacterium genome contains these proteins:
- a CDS encoding membrane dipeptidase, with protein MRKARYDGYQSYQYLEPGADYRPFRLAKQLGRVAPYDLGLAEDEQARLERIIQQYPVISLHDHLFVAPEDVTQIFEYRREGRDFTGYEALAVSGLDAVFENFMDGTALITSKAGWKWDDVIWDIGMRYSDWAHQDFLIRAERVDDIFRAKTNGQIAVIPSLEAATPIENELDRIDILYGLGIRCMGIAYSEANALGSGLKEARDGGLTAFGRQAVRRMNLLGMAIDVSHCGDRTSLDVIEASDKPVFITHAGARALWNSNRLKPDEVLRACAEKGGVIGIEAAPHTTITRAHPRHSLESVMEHFEYCVELVGIDHVAFGPDTLFGDHVGLHRAFASQLSISAAHGIEPFPQVEYVAGIENPAEAFPNIIGWLIKHGYSDEDIAAAVGGNILRVLRQVWA; from the coding sequence ATGAGAAAGGCGCGCTACGACGGCTATCAATCGTACCAGTACCTCGAGCCCGGCGCCGATTACCGGCCGTTCCGCCTGGCCAAACAACTGGGCCGGGTGGCACCGTACGACCTGGGGCTTGCTGAGGACGAACAGGCGCGACTCGAGCGGATCATCCAGCAGTACCCGGTCATCTCGCTGCACGACCACCTTTTCGTCGCACCCGAGGATGTCACCCAGATCTTCGAGTACCGCCGCGAGGGGCGAGACTTCACCGGTTACGAAGCGTTGGCGGTCTCGGGCCTCGACGCGGTTTTCGAGAACTTCATGGACGGCACGGCGCTTATCACCTCGAAGGCCGGTTGGAAGTGGGACGACGTCATATGGGACATCGGCATGCGTTACAGTGACTGGGCGCACCAGGATTTCCTGATCCGTGCCGAGCGCGTCGACGACATCTTCCGGGCCAAGACCAACGGTCAGATCGCCGTCATCCCCTCACTCGAGGCCGCAACCCCCATCGAAAACGAGCTCGACCGCATCGACATCCTCTACGGGCTCGGGATCCGCTGCATGGGGATTGCCTACTCGGAGGCCAACGCCCTTGGCTCCGGCCTCAAGGAGGCGCGGGACGGCGGACTGACCGCCTTCGGACGTCAGGCGGTACGCCGCATGAACCTCCTTGGCATGGCCATCGACGTCTCCCATTGCGGCGACCGCACCTCCCTCGACGTCATCGAAGCGAGCGACAAGCCGGTCTTCATCACCCATGCCGGAGCGCGCGCCCTGTGGAACTCCAACCGTCTCAAGCCCGACGAGGTGCTCAGGGCGTGCGCCGAGAAGGGCGGCGTGATCGGGATCGAGGCCGCACCCCACACCACCATCACCCGCGCCCACCCGCGGCACAGCCTCGAGTCGGTGATGGAGCACTTCGAGTACTGCGTCGAGCTGGTCGGGATCGACCACGTCGCGTTTGGGCCGGATACGCTGTTTGGGGATCACGTGGGGCTGCACCGGGCGTTCGCATCGCAGCTCTCCATCTCGGCGGCGCACGGCATCGAGCCTTTCCCCCAGGTCGAATACGTGGCGGGCATCGAGAACCCGGCCGAAGCCTTCCCCAACATCATCGGGTGGCTGATCAAGCACGGGTACTCCGACGAGGACATTGCCGCGGCGGTGGGAGGCAACATCCTACGGGTCCTCCGCCAGGTCTGGGCGTGA
- a CDS encoding DUF4387 family protein produces the protein MGERVRLADGARIFRSKNAGPFRTTIDVFYRDPERYRAIKESGQLTKAAVARQLKVPESAVEGIFFSDQTLGIKITVFKHPRMASGDVRCADTFGAQQYVPLKEMTLELRQL, from the coding sequence ATGGGTGAACGGGTCAGGCTGGCGGACGGGGCTCGGATTTTCCGAAGCAAGAACGCAGGGCCCTTCCGCACCACCATCGACGTCTTCTATCGGGACCCCGAGCGCTACCGGGCCATCAAGGAGTCCGGGCAGCTGACGAAGGCCGCGGTAGCCCGGCAGTTGAAAGTGCCCGAGAGCGCGGTGGAAGGGATCTTTTTCTCAGACCAAACGCTCGGCATCAAGATCACCGTCTTCAAACATCCCCGCATGGCGTCCGGGGACGTGCGGTGTGCGGACACCTTCGGCGCGCAGCAGTACGTGCCGTTGAAAGAGATGACGCTGGAGCTGCGCCAGTTGTAG
- a CDS encoding nucleotidyltransferase domain-containing protein: MADQLVDLNDDVLVADAVRRLVERFAPLRIILFGSRARGTAERDSDIDLLVVLPELHDKYMATVEMLRELRGLGIPVDVVPTDPEEVKRRGHVVGSVLREAIRHGKVVYERAGG; encoded by the coding sequence GTGGCGGATCAACTGGTCGACCTGAACGACGACGTGCTGGTCGCCGACGCGGTTCGGCGACTCGTGGAACGCTTCGCACCGTTGCGGATCATCCTCTTCGGCTCGAGGGCACGGGGGACGGCCGAGCGCGACAGTGATATCGACCTTCTGGTCGTACTGCCGGAGTTACACGACAAATACATGGCAACGGTGGAGATGTTGAGGGAGTTGCGGGGCCTCGGAATACCGGTTGACGTCGTGCCAACCGATCCGGAAGAGGTCAAACGACGAGGACACGTGGTCGGCTCGGTGCTACGGGAAGCCATTCGTCACGGAAAGGTCGTCTATGAGCGAGCTGGAGGCTGA
- a CDS encoding HEPN domain-containing protein, translating into MSELEAEQRQEAVRWLRYAQEDLLTAQAVEQNPSLARREVCWLAQQAVEKALKAALVFCGVDFPRTHDLDILCRLLPDGWATRERFPDLTELTAWAIAARYPGEWSEPTVVQAARALELATKVFHSIRADLAVHGFPAARDPADDHDQPAHEARPRA; encoded by the coding sequence ATGAGCGAGCTGGAGGCTGAGCAGCGACAGGAAGCGGTGCGGTGGCTCCGCTATGCGCAGGAGGATTTGCTCACGGCGCAAGCCGTGGAGCAAAACCCGTCTCTTGCCCGTCGCGAAGTGTGTTGGCTAGCACAACAGGCGGTTGAGAAGGCACTGAAGGCCGCCCTCGTGTTCTGCGGCGTGGACTTCCCAAGAACTCACGACCTTGACATCCTATGCAGGCTGCTGCCGGACGGGTGGGCAACCAGGGAGAGGTTTCCCGACCTGACAGAGCTTACTGCTTGGGCCATTGCAGCGCGCTACCCCGGCGAATGGTCCGAGCCCACCGTTGTGCAAGCTGCGCGCGCCCTTGAACTGGCAACCAAGGTGTTTCATTCGATTCGCGCAGATTTGGCCGTCCATGGATTCCCAGCGGCTCGTGATCCCGCCGATGATCATGACCAGCCGGCCCACGAAGCGCGACCACGGGCATAG